In Trichoderma breve strain T069 chromosome 4, whole genome shotgun sequence, the following proteins share a genomic window:
- a CDS encoding poly(ADP-ribose) polymerase and DNA-Ligase zn-finger region domain-containing protein codes for MPQYRIEISPNNRAGCNDTVCKKEAVKILKNEIRFGTWVEIQDRGSWKWKHWGCVSGSQIAGLQESCGGDPDNYDFDAIDGFDELNDEDVKEKVRRCVKQGHIDAEDFKGDPEKNKLGEKGIYLSAKEKAAKEKAAAQDAGEDEVAPAKAKKRGGKKAADVADEPKPKKAKKSKNVEADEEPPKAKSKAKAKAKDASEEDAGESASAKRGRSRKSLTQQDEEVEGEEAEAAAPAKKATKKGSKAKAAQEQQPEEETVEEDDVEEKEKATPARAARGRKTAASKTKTATADDEDATQATPASAPRGRKRAAAKTDEAEEDESKPLVKRGRKSSTPAKKSAPEPTEEVEAKVVDTPKAAPKVKGRGRPRKSDASAA; via the exons ATGCCTCAGTATCGTATTG AGATTTCGCCCAACAACCGCGCCGGCTGCAATGACACCGTGTGCAAGAAGGAAGCCGTCAAGATCTTAAAGAACGAAATTAGATTTGGCACTTGGGTCGAGATCCAGGACCGCGGTTCCTGGAAATGGAAGCACTG GGGCTGTGTGTCTGGATCTCAGATTGCCGGTCTTCAGGAATCTTGTGGTGGTGATCCTGATAATTATgactttgatgccattgacggctttgacgagctcaa TGACGAGGATGTCAAGGAGAAAGTTCGACGCTGCGTGAAGCAGGGCCACATCGATGCCGAAGATTTCAAGGGC GATCCTGAGAAGAACAAGTTGGGCGAGAAGGGAATTTATCTTTCCGCCAAAgaaaaggctgccaaggagaaggcagcggCCCAG GAcgctggtgaagatgaggttgCTCCAGCCAAGGCCAAAAAGCGAGGTGGCAAGAAGGCTGCCGACGTCGCAGATGAGCCTAAGCCTAAGAAAGCGAAGAAGTCTAAGAATGTCGAGGCAGATGAGGAACCGCCCAAGGCCAAGTCCAAGGCTAAGGCTAAGGCCAAGGATGCAAGCGAGGAGGATGCTGGAGAGTCTGCTTCTGCTAAGAGAGGACGATCAAGAAAGTCGCTCACTCAGCAGGATGAAGAGGTagagggcgaagaagctgaggcgGCAGCTCCGGCTAAGAAGGCCACTAAGAAGGGatcaaaggcaaaggctgccCAAGAGCAACAGCCTGAAGAGGAAACtgtggaagaggatgatgtcgaggagaaggagaaggctaCTCCTGCCAGGGCTGCGCGTGGACGCAAGACGGCAgcttccaagacaaagacagCGACTGcggatgatgaagatgccacACAAGCCACCCCAGCCTCTGCCCCCAGGGGCCGCAAGCGTGCTGCGGCCAAGACTGACGAagcagaggaggatgagTCCAAGCCCCTTGTTAAGAGAGGACGCAAGTCAAGCACTCCGGCCAAGAAATCTGCTCCCGAGCCAACGGAGGAAGTCGAGGCAAAGGTGGTGGACACGCCCAAGGCGGCGCCCAAGGTTAAAGGAAGGGGCCGTCCTCGCAAATCTGATGCCTCGGCCGCCTAA
- a CDS encoding ubiquitin carboxyl-terminal hydrolase, family 1 domain-containing protein — translation MSTNTNPDPAATAPAFIPLEANPQLLTALIHKLGVSPALQMHDVYSLTEPELLSFIPRPALALLLVFPISAVYESHRMAEDSLASEYNGIGDKEPVLWWRQTIRNACGMMGLLHAVANGPAREFITEGSTLDDLIKKSTPLHPVERSKLLEQTPALADAHKAAATEGDTPAPDAQDDVDLHYVCFVKANDGGLWELDGRRKGPIRRGDLEKNEDVLSENALNLGVLKFLEREGGDLRFSAVALAGTLD, via the exons ATGTCGACAAACACGAATCCCGACCCCGCGGCCACAGCTCCGGCCTTCATCCCCCTCGAGGCCAACCCGCAGCTCCTGACAGCCCTCATCCACAAGCTCGGCGTGTCTCCCGCGCTGCAGATGCACGACGTCTATTCCCTCACGGAGCCCGAGCTACTATCCTTTATCCCGCGCCCAGCACTGGCGCTCCTGCTAGTGTTTCCCATATCGGCGGTCTATGAGAGCCACCGGATGGCGGAGGACAGCCTGGCGAGCGAGTACAACGGCATTGGAGATAAAGAGCCGGTGCTGTGGTGGAGGCAGACGATTCGGAACGCGTGCGGGATGATGGGGCTGTTGCATGCAGTTGCGAATGGGCCGGCGAGGGAGTTTATCA CCGAGGGATCTACGCTCGACGATCTCATCAAGAAAAGCACCCCCCTGCACCCCGTCGAACGATCGAAACTGCTCGAACAGACGCCGGCGCTGGCCGATGCGCACAAGGCGGCTGCCACCGAGGGAGACACCCCTGCGCCCGACGCCCAGGACGACGTCGATTTGCACTACGTATGCTTTGTCAAAGCTAACGACGGCGGTTTATGGGAGCTAGATGGCAGGAGGAAGGGACCTATTCGGAGAGGGGATTTGGAGAAGAATGAGGACGTGCTGAGTGAAAATGCGTTGAACTTGGGGGTGTTGAAGTTTTTGGAGAGGGAGGGTGGTGATTTGCGGTTTAGTGCCGTGGCTTTGGCTGGGACGCTGGATTAA
- a CDS encoding cryptococcal mannosyltransferase 1 domain-containing protein has translation MSWFPSSQRRPIPYKQLSKEVIHNGAILPAANISEYLEAIYNVKPTSRLANLECPAINVTRYKSLKSGKPSPKRPAPSSPPPVPSSSTYPSSSSSLPLFSSPPSSLSTSSPSSSDSASQSSLASSLLDSPSSLSPSSTPPAALPRSLSHSTLDVEIRYFFALDLRNCIKLLPRLIGSIVEVIQFLGPQSCALSIVEGDSPDGTGDVLAALRPSLEALGVTYIYNSSTVHSAEGNRIAKLAALRNMPLEPIFQGTLPMADDASVIFLNDVAACPEDILELILQKKTLNADMTCAMDWTYSGEDPTFYDVWIARGMNGDSFFHIPSNGNWGEAHNLFWNAPDTKSRFESLRPFQAFACWNGATVFSAQPIAEGLRFRTNYDKKGECFQGEPVLFCKDMWWRGYGKIAVVPSVNLEYSITNGRKLKKLKGFVSDNVANHDERSDRIEWAGPPDTVRCMPTWKDQFMQRWNKSLTE, from the exons ATGTCGTGGTTCCCCAGCTCTCAGAGACGCCCGATCCCGTACAAGCAGCTCTCCAAGGAGGTTATACACAATG GCGCAATCCTCCCGGCGGCAAACATTAGCGAGTACCTCGAGGCCATTTACAATGTGAAGCCGACTTCGAGGCTGGCCAATCTCGAATGCCCGGCCATCAACGTAACACGTTACAAGTCGCTCAAGTCTGGAAAGCCTTCACCGAAACGACCGGcaccgtcttctcctcctccggtCCCATCCTCTTCGACATatccgtcttcatcttcgtctctACCGCTattctcatctcctccttccTCTCTGTCCACATCTTCACCCTCATCTTCAGATTCAGCCTCACAGTCATCGCTGGCTTCATCCTTACTCGACTCGCCGTCATCACTATCGCCATCTAGTACTCCTCccgctgctcttcctcgcTCACTCTCTCACTCAACTCTCGACGTCGAGATCCGGtacttcttcgccctcgaCTTGAGGAACTGCATCAAACTACTTCCCCGTCTCATCGGCAGCATCGTCGAAGTCATTCAGTTCCTCGGCCCCCAGTCATGTGCTCTCTCGATTGTAGAGGGAGACTCTCCTGACGGTACTGGAGATGTGCTCGCCGCTCTCCGGCCCAGCCTTGAGGCACTGGGCGTCACTTACATCTACAACTCGTCCACCGTCCACTCGGCCGAGGGCAACCGCATAGCCAAACTCGCCGCCCTGCGAAACATGCCCCTGGAGCCCATCTTCCAGGGGACGCTGCCCATGGCGGACGACGCCAGCGTCATCTTCCTAAACGACGTGGCAGCGTGTCCCGAGGACATTCTCGAGCTGATattgcagaagaagacgctcaaCGCCGACATGACGTGCGCCATGGACTGGACATATTCCGGAGAAGATCCCACCTTCTACGACGTCTGGATCGCGAGGGGCATGAACGGCGActccttcttccacatcCCGTCCAACGGCAACTGGGGCGAAGCACACAACCTCTTTTGGAATGCGCCGGATACGAAGTCCCGCTTTGAGTCGCTGCGCCCTTTCCAGGCCTTTGCATGCTGGAACGGCGCCACCGTCTTTAGCGCCCAGCCGATTGCCGAGGGCCTGCGCTTCCGTACAAACTACGACAAGAAGGGCGAGTGTTTCCAGGGCGAGCCGGTGCTGTTCTGCAAGGACATGTGGTGGCGAGGCTACGGCAAGATTGCTGTCGTTCCGAGTGTGAACCTCGAGTacagcatcaccaacgggaggaagctgaagaagctcaagggcTTTGTGTCGGACAATGTCGCCAATCACGATGAGAGGAGCGATAGGATTGAGTGGGCGGGGCCTCCGGATACGGTGCGGTGCATGCCGACATGGAAGGATCAGTTTATGCAGCGATGGAACAAGAGTTTGACTGAATGA
- a CDS encoding myosin head (motor domain) domain-containing protein, with translation MPSSRPKSVLFASPTSSPSVSTPPSTASTASTASVARPRTNSSFGTNSSFGTAIAPAGIVARHHRTDSRAGTSSNTNTFAPSFIKEEEDLRRDQDAVKSIEGENDFSGKRYVWLKDPQEAFVKGWVIEELEDNKILVQTDSGAQREVDAESVDKVNPAKFDKANDMAELTHLNEASVVHNLHTRYQSDLIYTYSGLFLVTVNPYCPLPIYSNDYINMYKGRSRDDTKPHIFAMADEAFRNLVEEGHNQSILVTGESGAGKTENTKKVIQYLAAVAQSESPIKNQSQHTNLSEQILRANPILEAFGNAQTVRNNNSSRFGKFIRIEFSRDGAITGAFIDWYLLEKSRVVRVNAQERNYHIFYQILKGADPKLRRDLLLDGLDIGDFAYTRNGHDSVAGVSDQEEWNALLEAFEVIGFSNQDQLSILRTIAAVLHLGNIDVIKESRSADQARLASDAKLQAAKVCKLLGVPLDPFLQGLLHPKVKAGREWVEKVQTPEQVRLSLDALAKGIYERGFSDLVARINRQLDRTGMGLEDSRFIGVLDIAGFEIFEKNSFEQLLINYSNEKLQQFFNHHMFVLEQEEYAREQIEWQFIDFGRDLQPTIDLIELPNPIGIFSCLDEDCVMPKATDKSFTEKLNHLWDKKSTKYRPSRLGQGFILTHYAAEVEYSTEDWLEKNKDPLNNNITRLLAASTDQHIANLFVDCADSDDDHGGRRSRVKKGLFRTVAQRHKEQLHNLMSQLQSTHPHFVRCILPNYKKRPKLFDKLLVLDQLRCNGVLEGIRIARTGFPNRLPFTEFRQRYEVLCPDIPKGHPDGQVVASLMLERLGLDKAMYRVGLTKVFFRAGLLAELEEQRDALITQIMARFQSVARGYIRRRAAHKRLFRTEATRIIQRNFQVYLDLVGNPWWQLIVKMRPLLGATRTAAEVKKRDAMIKDLSEKMRLELESRQKLEDERRNCQAEIARIQKTLESERALALDKEEIFMRLQDREDELEEKLAGALEDQERLEDQLDNLMEAKNRAEQEVEKYRAQLEQAASLISRLEEEKTRLSAKAAELEAAINDLSRRQSEHTDKETAMEGEIKMLQSQLALKDRKAKDLEDKLLKLDQDLEVKLFTAQKDLDAAKVREVRLARENQEVHEQLAELSKTSTDYEDLVRSKESELALLRDDKRQSEAERRSLEEQKRALTEDMEKNAARFRDVQAELVALKSKQVQLEREAQDAKVLLEARLSEDAQAEKNRKVLESQIKDLQDELYGTQMELSRERQSRDDVLLLGEHKYQALKDEFDRLNDAKIIIEKEMYVQQDTLRRTMEARTLVEKERDEARDEIRKLRVAKTEAEEARLQAEMAGERQASKAAREREASLRKDLEAAQERLQWFEEECNKLNRQVEELNKLILTSGEFGLKNDQAKERMERELNTIKSRLAASENDNKTLLNKLQQKGLEIARSSSRATEASRSQLLSLRGEKTKLEDQNAKLNKQLGDAQLNVATLEKKLEKLHLNLEDLNHEVAREAKAKANRLVESERQLRNQTQSTMLKALKMVDPEVQVPQTNSSSEKALLKNFDLVRMVEELQQKLRVQTVARTNAESQLNEMRALRNESPTRPGLGELHPNEAPFQGSPGVKKSGKAGLHSNSNGVGAGRRFHDPNSQDHSQSDRGFGASDIRNGFELKAEIEDLQSQLQLAQMQNRKLQSQLDRNSSSDDAYEDEASILRVQKLEKANNRLHDMLDDSTKKVAALEKSMRAGELSLRDIQTRSHEELLDIFNSQEEARKSLLHSHKDAVAELTEVKAHFDKMRHDRAKLEVELRDSKSDLQEMTAAREQEAQSRSQLLQEFTDLQIRLDAETSRLADVSSSLEMYRGRADEYFSKLEQAEIAVLKATRAEQFAKSQAKEAEETYAEVMSERQRMDALIEDLQGQNHRLEGRVEDLSTDLDAATQARRRLQHELEDYRNQRAMEIEDKESSMEQTRKKYQTEFATLAKELDLAREEKLFKQAEITRLREELDELRSKWDDEVLNSSTWSKEKARLESTLVDVASSRDEAVTAHNEAQSKIVSLLSQVRTLRSSVDEITTERDLLIREKKGVEARLEEAKAGYDELVKGGSPSLRDAAGMDKEILNLKTSLARQEDIALAAVEKMRRAEALAIEIQKDVAAERENAAGLQKQKTSLEKSLSEAQLKLIDLETKGYSSGSQDIKFLHKRIQELESQLDSHEEEKNKSQRSVRNVDRTVKDLQTQIERKDKQNLQLTDDVNRMRDRVDKLLKTIDELQASESTNQLSARRAERELREEKEKCHRLERELEGWKGLRMEKGSAPVGSVRGRGVTWRTGSEGEDSTLIDVPQRNSSLNRAPSMTKGFL, from the exons ATGCCCTCCTCCAGGCCAAAGTCAGTTCTCTTCGCCTCGCCCACGAGTTCTCCCAGCGTGTCGACACCGCCATCTACAGCCTCCACAGCCTCGACGGCCTCGGTTGCACGGCCTCGAACCAATAGCTCTTTTGGTACCAATAGCTCTTTTGGTACAGCCATTGCCCCGGCCGGCATAGTAGCAAGACACCATCGAACCGACTCAAGGGCTGGGACGAGCTCGAACACAAACACATTTGCCCCCTCcttcatcaaagaagaggaagatttgAGACGAGACCAGGATGCTGTCAAAAGCATTGAGGGCGAGAACGACTTTTCTGGCAAGCGATATGTCTGGCTTAAGGACCCTCAAGAAGCTTTCGTGAAAGGTTGGGTCATTGAGGAATTAGAGGATAACAAAATCTTGGTGCAAACCGACAGTGGAGCT CAACGCGAAGTTGATGCCGAGAGCGTTGATAAAGTGAACCCCGCCAAATTCGACAAGGCAAACGATATGGCCGAGTTGACCCATTTGAATGAGGCGTCGGTCGTTCACAACCTACACACGCGATACCAATCGGACCTGATCTACACTTATTCAGGCCTATTTCTTGTTACCGTCAATCCATACTGCCCTTTGCCGATTTACTCCAACGATTATATCAACATGTATAAAGGTCGAAGTCGAGACGATACGAAGCCTCAcatctttgccatggctgatgaggCGTTCCGTAATCTGGTCGAAGAAGGTCACAATCAGAGTATTCTAGTCACTGGTGAATCTGGTGCGGGAAAGACAGAAAATACCAAAAAGGTTATTCAGTATTTGGCGGCAGTTGCACAATCCGAGTCTCCAATCAAAAATCAATCCCAGCACACAAACCTCTCGGAACAAATTCTTCGCGCCAACCCTATTCTAGAAGCGTTTGGCAATGCCCAGACGGTGAGGAACAACAACTCGTCACGATTTGGCAAGTTTATCCGAATCGAGTTCAGTCGAGACGGCGCCATTACTGGAGCGTTTATCGACTGGTATCTACTTGAGAAGTCCAGAGTCGTAAGGGTGAATGCGCAGGAGAGAAATTATCACATTTTTTATCAGATTCTGAAAGGAGCAGATCCCAAACTTAGAAGAGATTTGCTTTTGGATGGACTGGATATCGGTGATTTCGCCTACACTCGCAACGGACACGATAGCGTGGCCGGAGTGTCTGACCAAGAGGAGTGGAATGCGCTGCTGGAAGCCTTTGAAGTTATTGGCTTCTCCAATCAAGACCAACTGTCAATACTTCGCACCATTGCCGCGGTACTGCACCTGGGAAACATTGACGTTATCAAGGAGAGCCGGAGTGCAGACCAGGCAAGACTGGCTTCAGACGCCAAATTACAGGCTGCCAAGGTTTGCAAGCTCCTTGGTGTGCCGCTCGACCCGTTCCTCCAAGGCCTGTTACACCCCAAGGTGAAGGCTGGACGCGAATGGGTTGAGAAAGTTCAGACGCCCGAGCAGGTTCGACTTAGCTTGGACGCTCTCGCGAAGGGTATATATGAGCGAGGATTTAGTGACCTTGTAGCTCGAATCAATCGCCAACTCGACCGCACTGGCATGGGTCTAGAAGACTCTAGATTCATTGGTGTTCTTGATATTGCTGGTTTCGAAATCTTTGAAAAGAACAGCTTTGAGCAACTGCTTATCAATTATTCCAACGAAAAGCTCCAGCAATTCTTCAACCACCACATGTTTGTCCTTGAACAAGAGGAGTATGCCCGCGAGCAAATCGAGTGGCAATTCATTGATTTTGGTCGGGATTTACAACCAACTATCGATTTGATTGAGCTGCCAAATCCAATAGGAATTTTCTCTTGCCTGGACGAAGACTGCGTCATGCCCAAAGCCACCGATAAGTCTTTCACGGAGAAGCTTAACCACTTATGGGACAAAAAGTCTACAAAATACCGTCCCTCTCGGCTGGGCCAGGGCTTCATCCTCACTCACTATGCAGCTGAGGTCGAGTACTCCACCGAGGACTGGCtggaaaagaacaaagatcCTCtaaacaacaacatcacgcGCTTGTTGGCAGCTTCGACTGATCAGCATATTGCAAATCTTTTTGTAGACTGTGCTGATTCCGACGATGATCACGGTGGACGGAGGAGCCGTGTCAAGAAGGGCCTATTCCGAACCGTGGCCCAGAGGCATAAAGAACAACTTCACAACTTGATGTCTCAGCTTCAGTCTACACACCCTCACTTCGTTCGCTGTATCCTGCCCAACTACAAAAAGCGACCGAAGCTGTTTGACAAACTGCTGGTTTTGGACCAGCTCAGATGTAATGGTGTTTTGGAAGGTATTCGAATTGCACGAACCGGCTTCCCCAATAGATTGCCCTTTACCGAATTCCGCCAGCGATACGAAGTGCTTTGTCCTGATATACCAAAGGGTCATCCAGATGGCCAAGTTGTGGCCTCTCTTATGCTTGAGAGGCTCGGTCTTGACAAGGCTATGTACCGTGTTGGTCTCACAAAGGTCTTCTTCCGAGCCGGCCTTCTAGCAGAATTGGAAGAGCAGCGTGATGCTCTCATTACTCAGATCATGGCTCGATTCCAATCGGTAGCCAGGGGATACATTCGCCGCCGCGCAGCCCATAAACGGCTGTTCCGTACCGAGGCCACTCGAATTATCCAAAGGAACTTCCAGGTATATCTCGATCTCGTCGGAAATCCATGGTGGCAGCTCATTGTAAAGATGAGACCTCTCCTCGGCGCCACTAGAACTGCAGCTGAAGTGAAGAAACGAGATGCCATGATTAAAGACCTAAGTGAGAAGATGCGTCTTGAGCTAGAAAGTCGCCAGAAACTAGAGGACGAAAGGAGGAACTGTCAAGCTGAGATTGCTCGCATCCAGAAAACTCTGGAGAGCGAACGCGCCCTTGCTTTggacaaggaagagattTTCATGCGACTTCAAGATCGTGAAGACGagttggaagagaagctaGCAGGCGCACTCGAAGATCAAGAAAGACTAGAAGACCAGCTGGACAACCtgatggaggcaaagaaCCGAGCAGAGCAAGAAGTTGAGAAATATCGCGCGCAGCTTGAACAGGCGGCTTCCCTCATCTCTAGGctcgaagaggaaaagacacGCTTGTCAGCCAAAGCAGCGGAACTCGAGGCGGCCATCAATGATCTATCTCGGAGACAGTCTGAACATACCGACAAAGAAACCGCTATGGAAGGCGAGATCAAGATGCTTCAAAGTCAATTGGCTCTCAAAGATCGAAAAGCCAAGGATTTGGAAGATAAATTACTCAAGCTGGACCAAGATCTCGAAGTCAAGCTATTCACTGCGCAGAAAGATCTCGATGCAGCCAAAGTGCGAGAGGTTCGACTGGCTCGAGAGAACCAAGAAGTGCACGAGCAACTGGCGGAGCTTTCGAAGACATCAACAGACTACGAAGATCTTGTCCGATCCAAGGAAAGCGAGCTGGCATTGCTGCGCGATGATAAGCGGCAGTCGGAGGCGGAGCGCCGAAGCCtcgaagagcaaaagagggcTCTTACGGAAGACATGGAGAAGAATGCTGCCAGATTCCGCGATGTTCAAGCTGAATTGGTGGCGCTGAAATCCAAGCAAGTACAGCTAGAACGCGAGGCTCAGGATGCCAAAGTTTTGCTTGAAGCTCGGCTGTCTGAGGATGCACAGGCTGAGAAGAACCGCAAAGTTCTTGAGTCTCAGATCAAAGATCTCCAGGACGAGCTCTATGGGACGCAAATGGAACTCAGCAGAGAGCGGCAGTCTCGAGATGACGTTTTACTGCTCGGAGAGCACAAGTACCAGGCACTCAAGGATGAGTTTGATCGTTTGAATGACGCAAAGATCATCATCGAGAAGGAAATGTATGTCCAGCAAGATACCTTGAGGCGAACAATGGAGGCGCGAACCTTGGTCGAAAAGGAGCGGGACGAGGCCAGAGACGAGATCCGAAAGCTTCGTGTAGCCAAAACAGAAGCCGAAGAGGCTCGTTTACAGGCGGAGATGGCTGGTGAACGCCAAGCTTCGAAGGCGGCACGCGAAAGGGAAGCTAGCCTTCGAAAAGATCTTGAAGCCGCCCAAGAGCGTCTCCAATGGTTTGAAGAGGAATGCAACAAACTGAATCGCCAAGTTGAggagctcaacaagctcatcCTCACATCTGGAGAATTTGGGTTGAAAAATGATCAGGCAAAGGAGAGGATGGAACGTGAGCTCAACACAATAAAGAGCCGGCTTGCAGCGTCAGAAAACGACAACAAAACTTTACTCAATAAGCTGCAGCAAAAAGGCCTCGAAATTGCTAGATCCAGCTCTCGCGCAACAGAGGCCTCTCGGAGCCAGCTTCTGTCCCTTCGTGGAGAAAAGACCAAGCTAGAAGACCAAAACGCAAAACTGAACAAACAGTTAGGCGATGCTCAGCTCAACGTTGCAActttggagaagaagctaGAGAAACTTCACCTCAACCTAGAAGATCTTAATCATGAGGTTGCGAGGGAGGCAAAAGCTA AAGCGAATCGACTGGTTGAGTCGGAGCGGCAATTGCGAAACCAAACACAGTCTACG ATGCTCAAGGCACTCAAAATGGTTGACCCCGAGGTCCAAGTCCCCCAGACGAATTCCAGTAGCGAGAAGGCTTTGCTCAAGAACTTTGACCTTGTTCGTATGGTTGAGGAACTACAGCAGAAATTGCGAGTCCAAACCGTAGCCAGGACGAACGCGGAAAGCCAGCTGAACGAGATGAGGGCATTGAGAAATGAGAGCCCGACCCGACCAGGACTTGGAGAGTTGCATCCAAATGAGGCGCCTTTCCAAGGGTCACCTGGGGTGAAGAAGTCTGGCAAAGCAGGCCTGCATTCTAATTCAAATGGCGTGGGCGCCGGCCGGCGCTTCCATGACCCCAATTCTCAGGATCATTCTCAGTCTGACAGAGGCTTTGGCGCATCTGATATCAGGAATGGCTTTGAACTAAAAGCAGAAATCGAGGACCTCCAGAGTCAGCTACAGCTTGCTCAGATGCAGAACCGAAAACTCCAGAGCCAGCTCGACCGGAACTCTTCATCTGATGATGCATACGAAGACGAGGCATCAATCCTGCGAGTGCAGAAGCTTGAAAAGGCTAACAATCGCCTTCACGACATGCTGGACGATTCGACTAAGAAAGTGGCTGCTTTGGAGAAGAGTATGCGAGCTGGTGAGCTCTCTCTGCGGGATATTCAAACACGCTCTCATGAGGAGCTTTTGGATATCTTCaatagccaagaagaagcacgcAAGTCTCTTTTGCATAGCCACAAAGATGCAGTTGCCGAACTCACTGAAGTGAAGGCTCATTTCGACAAGATGCGCCATGATCGGGCGAAGCTGGAAGTCGAACTCCGGGATTCAAAGTCTGACCTTCAGGAGATGACTGCCGCACGCGAGCAGGAGGCTCAAAGCCGAAGCCAATTATTGCAAGAATTCACCGATCTTCAGATTAGACTCGATGCAGAGACATCCAGGCTTGCCGACGTATCCTCTAGCCTAGAGATGTACAGGGGCCGAGCGGATGAGTACTTTAGCAAGCTTGAGCAGGCCGAAATCGCAGTTTTGAAAGCGACGAGAGCTGAGCAGTTTGCCAAGTCGCAGGCCAAGGAGGCAGAAGAAACGTACGCTGAAGTCATGTCTGAGAGGCAGAGGATGGATGCTCTGATTGAGGATCTGCAAGGCCAAAACCATCGCCTTGAGGGCCGGGTGGAGGACCTGTCAACCGACTTGGACGCCGCAACGCAAGCCAGAAGGCGTCTTCAACATGAGTTGGAAGATTACCGCAATCAAAGGGCCATGGAGATTGAAGACAAGGAGTCGAGCATGGAGCAAACTCGCAAGAAGTATCAAACCGAATTTGCTAccctggccaaggagctcgaCCTTGctcgagaagagaagctgttCAAGCAAGCGGAGATTACTAGGCTTCGGGAAGAACTTGATGAGCTTAGGTCGAAGTGGGATGATGAGGTGCTAAACAGCTCAACATGGTCCAAGGAAAAGGCTCGATTGGAATCTACATTGGTCGACGTGGCCTCGTCGCGTGATGAGGCCGTCACCGCGCATAACGAGGCTCAAAGCAAGATTGTTTCCCTGCTATCTCAAGTGAGAACTCTTCGATCTAGTGTGGACGAGATCACCACGGAGCGCGACCTCCTTAtcagggagaagaagggcgtcGAAGCTCGtctcgaagaagccaaggcaggttacgatgagcttgtcaagggTGGAAGTCCATCACTCCGTGACGCTGCAGGCATGGACAAGGAAATCCTAAACTTGAAGACCAGCCTTGCCCGACAAGAGGACATTGCTCTCGCCGCAGTGGAGAAGATGCGACGCGCCGAGGCACTGGCCATTGAGATTCAGAAAGATGTGGCAGCTGAGCGTGAGAATGCTGCGGGCTTACAGAAACAGAAGACGTCTCtagagaagagcttgagcgAAGCACAACTGAAACTGATAGACCTTGAAACTAAGGGCTATTCGAGTGGTAGCCAGGACATTAAATTTTTGCACAAACGCATCCAAGAG CTTGAATCGCAATTGGATAgccacgaagaagaaaagaacaagtcCCAGCGCTCTGTTCGCAACGTGGATCGTACTGTGAAGGATCTACAGACGCAGATTGAGCGTAAGGATAAGCAAAACCTCCAGCTTACTGATGATGTGAACCGCATGCGCGACAGGGTCGACAAGCTTCTCAAGACAATCGATGAGCTGCAAGCGTCAGAGTCGACGAACCAGCTCTCGGCTCGTCGTGCCGAGCGTGAATTGCgcgaagagaaggagaagtgTCACCGCCTGGAGCGAGAGCTGGAGGGGTGGAAGGGCCTTCGTATGGAGAAGGGCTCAGCACCCGTGGGAAGTgtccgaggccgaggcgTCACCTGGAGGACTGGTAGCGAAGGTGAGGATTCGACACTCATTGATGTTCCCCAAAGAAACAGCAGCCTAAACAGAGCTCCTAGTATGACCAAGGGCTTTCTGTAA